One Schistocerca cancellata isolate TAMUIC-IGC-003103 chromosome 1, iqSchCanc2.1, whole genome shotgun sequence genomic region harbors:
- the LOC126092616 gene encoding tubulin alpha-1 chain-like isoform X2, translating into MRECISIHVGQAGTQIGNACWELYCLEHGIQPDGQMPSDKTIGGGDDSFNTFFSETGAGKHVPRAVFVDLEPTVVDEVRTGTYRQLFHPEQLITGKEDAANNYARGHYTIGKEIVDLVLDRIRKLADQCTGLQGFLIFHSFGGGTGSGFTSLLMERLSVDYGKKSKLEFAIYPAPQVSTAVVEPYNSILTTHTTLEHSDCAFMCDNEAIYDICRRNLDIERPTYTNLNRLIGQIVSSITASLRFDGALNVDLTEFQTNLVPYPRIHFPLVTYAPVISAEKAYHEQLSVAEITNACFEPANQMVKCDPRHGKYMACCMLYRGDVVPKDVNAAIATIKTKRTIQFVDWCPTGFKVGINYQPPTVVPGGDLAKVQRAVCMLSNTTAIAEAWARLDHKFDLMYAKRAFVHWYVGEGMEEGEFSEAREDLAALEKDYEEVGMDSVEGEGEGAEEY; encoded by the exons ATG CGTGAATGTATTTCAATCCATGTTGGTCAAGCGGGAACCCAGATTGGTAACGCTTGCTGGGAACTTTATTGCCTGGAACATGGCATCCAGCCCGATGGGCAGATGCCCTCAGACAAGACTATTGGAGGCGGCGATGACAGCTTCAATACATTTTTTAGCGAAACTGGTGCTGGGAAACATGTACCACGTGCGGTGTTTGTGGATTTGGAACCGACGGTTGTTG ATGAGGTGCGTACAGGCACCTACAGACAGCTGTTCCACCCGGAACAATTGATTACAGGCAAGGAAGATGCTGCAAATAACTATGCTCGTGGTCACTATACAATTGGAAAGGAAATAGTGGATCTTGTGCTGGATCGAATTCGCAAGCTTGCCGACCAGTGTACTGGGCTTCAAGGATTCTTGATCTTTCATTCCTTTGGGGGTGGTACTGGTTCAGGCTTTACGTCACTTTTGATGGAACGTCTATCTGTCGATTATGGCAAAAAGAGCAAACTGGAATTTGCTATTTACCCAGCTCCTCAG GTCTCAACAGCAGTTGTGGAGCCATACAACTCCATCCTTACCACCCACACCACTTTGGAACATTCAGACTGTGCTTTCATGTGTGATAATGAAGCTATCTATGACATTTGCCGCCGAAACTTGGACATTGAACGGCCGACTTACACCAATCTGAACAGGCTGATTGGCCAGATTGTATCCTCAATCACGGCATCTCTTCGCTTTGATGGAGCTCTTAATGTGGACCTGACAGAATTCCAGACCAACTTGGTTCCCTACCCTCGTATCCATTTCCCACTTGTTACCTATGCTCCTGTAATCTCTGCAGAAAAGGCTTACCATGAGCAACTTTCTGTGGCAGAAATAACCAATGCTTGTTTCGAACCTGCCAACCAGATGGTGAAATGTGATCCAAGACACGGAAAGTACATGGCATGTTGTATGCTGTACAGAGGAGATGTTGTGCCGAAGGATGTAAATGCTGCCATTGCAACAATTAAGACAAAGCGAACCATCCAGTTTGTGGATTGGTGTCCAACTGGCTTCAAG GTGGGAATAAATTACCAACCTCCTACTGTGGTACCTGGTGGTGATCTTGCCAAGGTTCAGCGTGCTGTTTGCATGCTGTCAAACACAACTGCAATTGCAGAGGCCTGGGCTCGTCTTGACCACAAATTTGATTTGATGTATGCCAAGAGAGCGTTTGTCCACTGGTATGTCGGTGAGGGTATGGAGGAAGGAGAGTTTTCAGAAGCTCGTGAAGATCTGGCTGCTCTCGAAAAGGATTATGAGGAAGTTGGTATGGATTCTGTTGAAGGGGAAGGTGAAGGAGCAGAAGAGTACTAA